In a single window of the Melanotaenia boesemani isolate fMelBoe1 chromosome 22, fMelBoe1.pri, whole genome shotgun sequence genome:
- the LOC121634037 gene encoding adhesion G protein-coupled receptor F4-like isoform X1 — translation MALPKAVQFAVIILVVCYSLEKQGCRQSLTAFFEERMGLKTSSHHIGKRAVTSTPEATTNTTQPAVMSTTPAATTNTTQRPTTPTGVPPCPTPTTTIRPDSTTIASTTTPEIISTATTTTLITTTTTTTLTTTTTPAAKAATTKTTTATTTATVISRSAQFTMDMNYQDSYNNPTNEVYKDVRDAIETTCKNSISSCSVSTLPFKSGSTIAVYTISAPSLSDPDMTQVKNGVFSKLALKYPMVIDSDTTLVFQPQTIFIGYIVNVKCGPPPLDIMIESNWSAVWTVNGTAINPDAQHSFTKTSDGASQLVVSKLSEKDNGNYTCRLMGRNGPIFRQKGSYTANYKNDVQDSILQLVQNLLDQSENLTEQTLPVFLAQLSNVSVNNSNEITGSPATIKAIVNILANVANTSLSLSISINRDVMKDVLITADVLTSNDAIDSWRTLNKNDTKNITSSRSNNTDAKSSSSSFLQSLEIITSHLTNDSFNIVTPLILLNKTTFIDTFSSDFNSSVAVDIPESDGGTKTITVITFASMNNVLPPRDEANLSVNVINGKVALIQSSGTKNISITFDTLNDTLGNPQCVFWNFSLYDGLGGWDTEGCFLVFDENETVSCNCNHLTSFSILMSPNIHKNLFLDYITYIGVGISMGFLVICVIIEGVIWKKIRRNTTSYLRHVSIVNIAVSLLIADIWFIMGTAISEKNNTSVCSAAVFFVHFFYLALFFWMLASALLLLYRTISVFDGGLSKMSMLAIGFSLGYGAPLIIAVITVAVTAPNDTYIRENAICWLNWDESKALLAFVIPALLIVVINLIILFVVIYKMLRRRVSTTASQAGEKHVLLAIVRSLAVLTPIFGLTWGLGVGIMVNPNNIGIHIAFAFFNSLQGFFILVFGTLLDKKVRSEIAAMSQSSQSGTRFHRSTKVNLPNLDSGVLCLSYIQNLRNF, via the exons tgaTGTCAACGACACCTGCAGCCACAACAAACACAACCCAACGTCCGACAACTCCAACTG gtGTACCTCCATGTCCAActccaacaacaacaataagacCAGACTCAACAACCATAGCAAGCACAACAACACCAGAAATTATAAGTACTGCTACAACAACTACACTAATCACAACAACTACAACAACTACACTAACAACAACTACAACTCCAGCAGCTAAAGCAGCCACAACCAAaacaaccacagcaacaacaacgGCAACAGTCATCTCTCGAAGTGCACAATTTACCATGGACATGAATTACCAAGATTCATACAACAACCCAACTAATGAAGTTTACAAAGATGTGCGTGATGCT ATTGAAACAACATGTAAGAACAGCATCTCCAGTTGTTCAGTAAGCACACTTCCCTTCAA GAGTGGAAGCACCATCGCTGTGTATACTATCAGTGCTCCTTCTCTTAGTGACCCAGACATGACCCAAGTAAAAAATGGGGTATTTAGTAAGCTGGCACTTAAGTACCCAATGGTGATTGATA GTGACACAACTTTGGTGTTTCAGCCACAAACAATATTTATTGGGTATATTGTGAATGTGAAATGCGGCCCCCCACCACTGGACATCATGATTGAGAGCAACTGGAGTGCAGTGTGGACTGTTAATGGCACAGCCATTAATCCAGACGCACAACACAGCTTTACCAAAACTTCGGATGGAGCATCGCAATTAGTTGTGTCAAAACTTTCTGAAAAAGATAATG GGAATTATACATGTAGACTGATGGGGAGAAATGGTCCAATCTTCCGACAGAAAGGATCCTACACAGCCAATTACAAAAATGATGTCCAAGACTCCATCCTACAATTGGTCCAGAACCTGCTGGATCAGTCTGAG aacCTGACTGAACAAACGCTTCCAGTATTCTTGGCGCAGCTCAGTAATGTTTCTGTGAACAACAGTAATGAAATAACTGGATCTCCTGCCACCATTAAAGCCATTGTTAATATACTTGCAAATGTAGCCAATACATCTTTATCATTGTCTATCTCAATAAATAGAGATGTAATGAAG gATGTCCTGATAACTGCAGATGTCCTCACCAGTAATGATGCAATCGATTcatggagaactttgaacaaaAATGATACTAAAAACATCACGTCATCAAGAAGCAACAACACTGATGCAAAAAGTTCCAGCTCATCATTTTTACAGTCTCTTGAGATTATAACATCGCATCTTACCAATGACTCTTTCAACATCGTCACACCTCTTATTCTCTTGAACAAAACCACATTCATAGATACTTTTAGCAGTGACTTTAATTCCTCGGTGGCGGTAGACATACCAGAGTCTGATGGAGGAACCAAGACAATCACTGTGATAACATTTGCCTCCATGAACAACGTCCTTCCTCCAAGAGATGAAGCCAATTTATCAGTTAATGTTATCAATGGAAAGGTTGCACTTATCCAGTCCAgtggtacaaaaaacatttctataacATTTGATACTCTAAATGACACTCTGGGGAATCCGCAGTGTGTTTTTTGGAACTTCAGCCTCTACGATGGCCTGGGAGGATGGGACACTGAGGGCTGCTTCTTGGTGTTCGATGAAAATGAAACTGTCAGCTGTAACTGCAACCATCTCACCTCGTTCTCTATCCTAATGTCACCCAACATCCATAAAAACCTCTTCTTGGACTACATAACCTACATTGGAGTTGGCATATCCATGGGTTTCTTGGTGATATGTGTCATCATAGAAGGTGtcatatggaaaaaaataagaaggaaCACTACGTCTTACTTGCGCCACGTTTCCATTGTGAACATCGCCGTTTCTCTCCTGATTGCAGACATTTGGTTTATCATGGGAACGGCTATTTCTGAAAAGAACAACACATCAGTATGttctgcagcagttttttttgtgCACTTTTTCTACCTTGCTCTGTTCTTCTGGATGCTAGCCTCAGCTCTGCTGTTGCTCTACCGCACCATCAGTGTCTTTGATGGAGGCTTATCTAAGATGTCAATGCTGGCTATTGGATTTTCTCTGGGATATGGTGCACCTCTCATCATTGCAGTCATAACAGTAGCTGTAACTGCACCTAATGATACATATATCCGAGAAAATGCAATCTGCTGGCTTAACTGGGACGAGTCCAAAGCTCTGCTGGCATTTGTGATCCCTGCACTGTTGATAGTGGTGATAAACCTCATAATCCTGTTTGTGGTAATATACAAGATGTTAAGGAGGAGGGTGTCCACGACTGCTTCGCAAGCAGGTGAGAAGCATGTTCTGCTGGCAATTGTCAGAAGTTTGGCTGTGCTCACCCCAATTTTTGGACTAACTTGGGGTCTGGGAGTTGGAATCATGGTCAACCCAAATAATATCGGAATCCATAttgcatttgcatttttcaATTCACTGCAG ggTTTCTTCATTTTGGTGTTTGGAACACTGTTGGACAAAAAG GTGCGATCTGAAATAGCAGCAATGTCACAATCTTCCCAGAGCGGGACGAGG ttccacaggtcaacaaaggtcaacCTTCCAAACCTGGACTCGGGAGTACTTTGTTTAAGTTATATACAAAATCTGagaaatttctga
- the LOC121634037 gene encoding adhesion G protein-coupled receptor F4-like isoform X2 has protein sequence MSTTPAATTNTTQRPTTPTGVPPCPTPTTTIRPDSTTIASTTTPEIISTATTTTLITTTTTTTLTTTTTPAAKAATTKTTTATTTATVISRSAQFTMDMNYQDSYNNPTNEVYKDVRDAIETTCKNSISSCSVSTLPFKSGSTIAVYTISAPSLSDPDMTQVKNGVFSKLALKYPMVIDSDTTLVFQPQTIFIGYIVNVKCGPPPLDIMIESNWSAVWTVNGTAINPDAQHSFTKTSDGASQLVVSKLSEKDNGNYTCRLMGRNGPIFRQKGSYTANYKNDVQDSILQLVQNLLDQSENLTEQTLPVFLAQLSNVSVNNSNEITGSPATIKAIVNILANVANTSLSLSISINRDVMKDVLITADVLTSNDAIDSWRTLNKNDTKNITSSRSNNTDAKSSSSSFLQSLEIITSHLTNDSFNIVTPLILLNKTTFIDTFSSDFNSSVAVDIPESDGGTKTITVITFASMNNVLPPRDEANLSVNVINGKVALIQSSGTKNISITFDTLNDTLGNPQCVFWNFSLYDGLGGWDTEGCFLVFDENETVSCNCNHLTSFSILMSPNIHKNLFLDYITYIGVGISMGFLVICVIIEGVIWKKIRRNTTSYLRHVSIVNIAVSLLIADIWFIMGTAISEKNNTSVCSAAVFFVHFFYLALFFWMLASALLLLYRTISVFDGGLSKMSMLAIGFSLGYGAPLIIAVITVAVTAPNDTYIRENAICWLNWDESKALLAFVIPALLIVVINLIILFVVIYKMLRRRVSTTASQAGEKHVLLAIVRSLAVLTPIFGLTWGLGVGIMVNPNNIGIHIAFAFFNSLQGFFILVFGTLLDKKVRSEIAAMSQSSQSGTRFHRSTKVNLPNLDSGVLCLSYIQNLRNF, from the exons aTGTCAACGACACCTGCAGCCACAACAAACACAACCCAACGTCCGACAACTCCAACTG gtGTACCTCCATGTCCAActccaacaacaacaataagacCAGACTCAACAACCATAGCAAGCACAACAACACCAGAAATTATAAGTACTGCTACAACAACTACACTAATCACAACAACTACAACAACTACACTAACAACAACTACAACTCCAGCAGCTAAAGCAGCCACAACCAAaacaaccacagcaacaacaacgGCAACAGTCATCTCTCGAAGTGCACAATTTACCATGGACATGAATTACCAAGATTCATACAACAACCCAACTAATGAAGTTTACAAAGATGTGCGTGATGCT ATTGAAACAACATGTAAGAACAGCATCTCCAGTTGTTCAGTAAGCACACTTCCCTTCAA GAGTGGAAGCACCATCGCTGTGTATACTATCAGTGCTCCTTCTCTTAGTGACCCAGACATGACCCAAGTAAAAAATGGGGTATTTAGTAAGCTGGCACTTAAGTACCCAATGGTGATTGATA GTGACACAACTTTGGTGTTTCAGCCACAAACAATATTTATTGGGTATATTGTGAATGTGAAATGCGGCCCCCCACCACTGGACATCATGATTGAGAGCAACTGGAGTGCAGTGTGGACTGTTAATGGCACAGCCATTAATCCAGACGCACAACACAGCTTTACCAAAACTTCGGATGGAGCATCGCAATTAGTTGTGTCAAAACTTTCTGAAAAAGATAATG GGAATTATACATGTAGACTGATGGGGAGAAATGGTCCAATCTTCCGACAGAAAGGATCCTACACAGCCAATTACAAAAATGATGTCCAAGACTCCATCCTACAATTGGTCCAGAACCTGCTGGATCAGTCTGAG aacCTGACTGAACAAACGCTTCCAGTATTCTTGGCGCAGCTCAGTAATGTTTCTGTGAACAACAGTAATGAAATAACTGGATCTCCTGCCACCATTAAAGCCATTGTTAATATACTTGCAAATGTAGCCAATACATCTTTATCATTGTCTATCTCAATAAATAGAGATGTAATGAAG gATGTCCTGATAACTGCAGATGTCCTCACCAGTAATGATGCAATCGATTcatggagaactttgaacaaaAATGATACTAAAAACATCACGTCATCAAGAAGCAACAACACTGATGCAAAAAGTTCCAGCTCATCATTTTTACAGTCTCTTGAGATTATAACATCGCATCTTACCAATGACTCTTTCAACATCGTCACACCTCTTATTCTCTTGAACAAAACCACATTCATAGATACTTTTAGCAGTGACTTTAATTCCTCGGTGGCGGTAGACATACCAGAGTCTGATGGAGGAACCAAGACAATCACTGTGATAACATTTGCCTCCATGAACAACGTCCTTCCTCCAAGAGATGAAGCCAATTTATCAGTTAATGTTATCAATGGAAAGGTTGCACTTATCCAGTCCAgtggtacaaaaaacatttctataacATTTGATACTCTAAATGACACTCTGGGGAATCCGCAGTGTGTTTTTTGGAACTTCAGCCTCTACGATGGCCTGGGAGGATGGGACACTGAGGGCTGCTTCTTGGTGTTCGATGAAAATGAAACTGTCAGCTGTAACTGCAACCATCTCACCTCGTTCTCTATCCTAATGTCACCCAACATCCATAAAAACCTCTTCTTGGACTACATAACCTACATTGGAGTTGGCATATCCATGGGTTTCTTGGTGATATGTGTCATCATAGAAGGTGtcatatggaaaaaaataagaaggaaCACTACGTCTTACTTGCGCCACGTTTCCATTGTGAACATCGCCGTTTCTCTCCTGATTGCAGACATTTGGTTTATCATGGGAACGGCTATTTCTGAAAAGAACAACACATCAGTATGttctgcagcagttttttttgtgCACTTTTTCTACCTTGCTCTGTTCTTCTGGATGCTAGCCTCAGCTCTGCTGTTGCTCTACCGCACCATCAGTGTCTTTGATGGAGGCTTATCTAAGATGTCAATGCTGGCTATTGGATTTTCTCTGGGATATGGTGCACCTCTCATCATTGCAGTCATAACAGTAGCTGTAACTGCACCTAATGATACATATATCCGAGAAAATGCAATCTGCTGGCTTAACTGGGACGAGTCCAAAGCTCTGCTGGCATTTGTGATCCCTGCACTGTTGATAGTGGTGATAAACCTCATAATCCTGTTTGTGGTAATATACAAGATGTTAAGGAGGAGGGTGTCCACGACTGCTTCGCAAGCAGGTGAGAAGCATGTTCTGCTGGCAATTGTCAGAAGTTTGGCTGTGCTCACCCCAATTTTTGGACTAACTTGGGGTCTGGGAGTTGGAATCATGGTCAACCCAAATAATATCGGAATCCATAttgcatttgcatttttcaATTCACTGCAG ggTTTCTTCATTTTGGTGTTTGGAACACTGTTGGACAAAAAG GTGCGATCTGAAATAGCAGCAATGTCACAATCTTCCCAGAGCGGGACGAGG ttccacaggtcaacaaaggtcaacCTTCCAAACCTGGACTCGGGAGTACTTTGTTTAAGTTATATACAAAATCTGagaaatttctga